ACAACTTCCTCTTTGCCCTGAGTTTTACCACTCCCACGTTTGACTCTGAAGTGGCCCCCTCCTTCGGAACCCTCTTGGCCACAGTGAACGTGGCCCTCAACATGCTTGGAGAGGTAAGCGGGCAAGGTGCCCCCCACATAACTTCCCTCTTCTTTTAGAAATACAGAACATATCCAGCCCCTGGAGCCTAGACCTCCTCCTACAGGGGCATGCTAGGAGTTCCCACGAGTCCCCTGTGGTGTGCCAGGGGAGTGGGGATGTAAGACCTCCAAGTAGAAGCTCTCCAACTGGCCACTTACTGCTGACTTGATTTTTGTATTGCTTCCTCTAGCTGGACAAGAAAAAGGAATCCCTCACCCAGGCCGTGGGACTCAGCACACAAGCAGAAGGGACCCGAACGTTAAAGTAAGGCTTGAGGCCTGGGGCAGCTGTGGGCTGCTGTTCTCCCATCTGTGGCTCAGCTGTGTCTGTCAGTGCCTCTGCACCACTGTCCATACCTGCCTCCCCAGGGCCCTCCTGATGTTCACCATGGAGAATTGCTTCTACCTGCTCGTCTCCCAAGCAGTGCGCTACCTCAGGGACCCGGCCGTGCACCCCCGGGACAAGCAGCGGatgaagcaggagctgagctCGGAGTTGGTATGGATGCTGGGCTGGCCTGCAGGGAAAGCTGTTTGGATGCTGCCGGTTTTGTCATTTGGGTTGGGAATGGTGGCCCTGGACCTCATTAATCTGCTGCTTTTCTTGCAGAGCACGTTGCTTTCCAGCCTCTCACGATACTTCAGAAGAGGAGCCCCCAGCTCCCCTGCTGCTGGGGTCCTGCCTTCACCACAGGGCAAggccacctctctctccaaagccaGCCCAGAGTCTCAGGAGCCTCTGATCCAACTTGTTCAAGCCTTTGTCCGGCACGTGCAGAGATAGGGCAATGAGTGCTATCTACTCGCTGCTCCCTACCAACCTGCATTGCAGTCTGGGCAGAGCGCTGCCACCATGAGGCCGGCCACTGAGCAGGcagctcccttcctcctcctgcccacccgctgacattatttttatatagctAAAGAGGTCAACAGCGCGGGCAGGGAGCAAAGGGGCTGGGTGCTCAGACTCTGACAATATTCCAAGGTGGCCCTTTTCCTCCGAGCATTCCCATGGCACTTCAGCCAGGGAGGCCCTGGGTGCTGGCAGCACAGGAGAGGCCTGTGTGTAGTGAAGGTTTTCCAAGATCTATTCTTGCAGGTTTTTTTGGTAATACTGTGGTctatttatacaaatattaaaagtgCTGTTTATAGAGCTTTTGTCATGTGGCAACTTTCAGAGGCCCCAGAtgttgggggtagggggtggctGGAGATGGCGGGATTCCTGTTGATGGCCGACTTTCAGTACCTGCCTGTTTGCTCCTAGCAGGCTGTCAGGACAGGCACACAAGGGAGAGTCTAGGTCTCAGTCAGGGTACAGATCTTCCTTCCGTGAAGCCCCAGCATGCCCACTGGGACCATCTTAAAATAAAGCATGGCCACACTAGGTGCTCCTAGAATCAGGCTGATGTAGGGCTCCCTGCCTGCCACTTAAAACTAGTACCTCCAAGAGGTAGGTGCTCTTGCCCCTCACAGCTTCAGGCTGAGCCCATAACTGCTGGCTACTGCAGCTTCCCCACTCTGACAGGCAAACCAATATTGTCCCGTGGATCCAGGGTTAGGGACGGACATTTTCCTTACACACAGAGTGTTGTGTAATTGTGTGTGCGGAACATTGGGAACCAGGATACTGTAAGGACTTTTCCTCTGCTCTGTATTCTGGGAGCAGTGAGTGTCATGGCTCCATACAACCTCACCCCAAGAGACCAATGAAGTCTTCCATCACACTTTCAGGGTGGCTCATGGACTCTGAGATCCTGATTTGCACACAAAGGAGGATTTATTTGCCAGAAAGCAAGCAGACAGGCAGAAGTCAGAATGTTAGTtagaaactgagggaatgacGGCTGTAGCCACTGTACCCAGCCAGAGCCATGAGGGAAGTGGGAGGCAGCACTCGGTGCTGCTGCTCTGGCTGACCCTTCTGGTCTCCTGCCACACAGCCCCAGccctgcctgtgtgctgctgtCCCCCTCAACCTTCCACAGCCAGAAGGCAGATGTTCTTTGATGCCAAAAGCGTCTATCCCCAGCATATCCTGGGCCCATGGTGCTGTCAAATGCCCTGACCCTTCTGCCTGAAGGGAGCTGGGAAGCCTGGGGTGTGCAGGGTTGCAGGTCAGAAGCAGGGCTAGCAGAGGGGCCTGGAGCCATTCTGAATTGTGGGgtctttaatagctgaatgaCGGGCACAGCCAGAACAGGGTTAGGTCCCTTATCCTAAGCAGCTCTGTGGCCAGCAGAAAACTGTAAGTGGCAGAGCCTGGGAAGGGGCTGCTTAGCTGAGAAGTTCCAGGTAGGTGACAGGAACCTTGCCCTTCTTGTTGCCTCTCTCACCAATGAGCCAGTCGGGGTCCATGCCTGGCAGGCTGTAGACAGTGATGAGctgttgggaggagaggagaaacttACGCCCTAGACATGGGTGGGCCTAGCCCCAGGACTATGCCAGGGTAAAGCTGCTACCTCCCAGTGAGAGATGTCACTTCAGGGCTGTACTGGGCCCTAGACATTAGGGACTGCTCCTTCAGACCTGTAGTCACTTCCCCTGACTCCCATAGCTCCTCCCCAGGGTCCAGGGCTTCCATGAGAATGACCAGAGTTGTGCAGACTCGGTGTTCCTGGTCTGTCCAGCTCTTCCTGCCCCTCAGGACTCTAGACCAACCTCATCAGCCAGCAGGGCCAGCTCACTGCTGTCAGCTGCCTCGTAGTCGTAGAGCACCCGGGCCTTTCGAGTCCCACTGGCTGGGGGGGCTACCTCCTCCAGGCAGAGGGCTGTCTCTTCTGGAGGGGCCAAGACAGCCCCAGTAGGTACCACAGGCATGGTGGCCGCAGTGGTGGTAGGTGAGGTGCTGctcaggggtggggaggcaggctCTGTGGTGCCCACGAAGGTGCCTGGAAATCTAGAGAGAAGAGCGTCTCAGCAGCCAGTGCTCACCTGTGAGAGCCCCAGGTACTCTACAAGACAGGCCAGAGACACTGGCCCATTTTACACACGAGGCCCAACCCTCAATAACTTACATGGCACCCTGGGAGCTGGCAGCacagggaaaaaacaaaatagaggaaGCTGAGATAGTCCCACCTGCTTGTCCCTGCCCACCTCCCTGGCACAAAGAAACCACCGTGAGCCCCTGGGGACTCTGGTCTCACCACATGAGGTACCCACATGGGGTTCTAGGGAGAGCCTCCAGTCCAACCTCATGTATCATGGGGTTTTCTGAGCTCAGAAGAGAAGGCCCTTGGCCAGAAGCATTGGGCCACTCACTGGGTCTGGGAGATAGGGGGCCTCAGAGGCCTGGGTCCAGCCACACCTGCCTAGCTGTTTCTGCAGATCCAGCATGTGGCGGTAGCACTGTGCATAGTAGGTTGTCTGAGACTTGACGAACTCATGGAGGCAGCGAAGGTGGTTCACCTGGAACGAAGGTCTCCAGCTAACCTCTGGCCTCAGAATGGCCTGTCCCATTCGCGCTCTGACAGACCTCACTCTAGACacccctgggtgggggtgggatgccCAGTCTGGGCTggttctgtggcctctgcttgtGGCAAAACCCAGTGGCACATAAATGTAGGACTCACATGGGTACTGCTGATTCCCTCCAGCAGGAGACGGGTCACTTCTGCCTGCCGGTCAAACTCTGTCTGTGCCACTCGAAGCTCCTGCTCAGCCTAGGTGGGGAAGGCAGTCATGAGAGCAGCACCCCAGCATCCTTTCCACcagcctccctctgccctccagggTACAGGTGCCTGCTCTACCCACGGCTCTGCACCTGTAACGGATACGCAGAGGAGCCAGAGCCATCTGAACCTGTGGACAGCTGCCGCGGCAGACCCTCCCCAGCCTGACAGGGCAGAACCCATCAGGAAATGCTGCTACTAATGTGCTACGGGACAATCATTTCCCAGAGGGGGACTTGGGATCTCCAACCAGTACCCCAGTGAGTGTAAAGCTAAAGACTCCATTTAGAGCAGCAGTTATGTCTGGGTCCCTACCCTCGACCTTCTGGACCTTACCCCCAAGTTCCCTAAACCCCAACTCACCTTGTCGACTTCATCATTCCAAAGCTATGGAGAGGAGAACGGCACCAGGCAGCAAGGAAGGCAAGGTGGGCATGGTGAGTGGGAGAGCAGGGGCAGCCAGAGGCCAAAGCCTGTGCCtgccccagctcccagggacccAACCTCCGCCCACCCTATCTTGCACAACCCACCCCAGCCCAaccaggagctggggctggaaCAAGGTTTGGTGTAAGAGCAGGGAGGTGGCATGCATCCCTCTAGCATGCTGCATGCAGGGCCAGCCAGCTGCAAGCCTTGCTTGTACTTTTCCTACACCTCCCCCAACTCTGAGTGGGTCTTAGAGACcgaatgtccccaccccaccctgactCCTGCTTGGAGGCGGGACAGGACAAGTGACCCTGGGCCAGTCACTGAACCTTTCTGTCCTCCGGCAGAGGAAGGCAGCCTCGGGCCAGAGTCACACTTGG
The DNA window shown above is from Mus pahari chromosome 3, PAHARI_EIJ_v1.1, whole genome shotgun sequence and carries:
- the Sh3glb2 gene encoding endophilin-B2 isoform X6 — its product is MDFNMKKLASDAGIFFTRAVQFTEEKFGQAEKTELDAHFENLLARADSTKNWTERILRQTEVLLQPNPSARVEEFLYEKLDRKVPSRVTNGELLAQYMAEAASELGPSTPYGKTLIKVSEAEKRLGAAERDFIHTASLSFLTPLRNFLEGDWKTISKERRLLQNRRLDLDACKARLKKAKAAEAKATLWNDEVDKAEQELRVAQTEFDRQAEVTRLLLEGISSTHVNHLRCLHEFVKSQTTYYAQCYRHMLDLQKQLGRFPGTFVGTTEPASPPLSSTSPTTTAATMPVVPTGAVLAPPEETALCLEEVAPPASGTRKARVLYDYEAADSSELALLADELITVYSLPGMDPDWLIGERGNKKGKVPVTYLELLS
- the Sh3glb2 gene encoding endophilin-B2 isoform X5, with the protein product MDFNMKKLASDAGIFFTRAVQFTEEKFGQAEKTELDAHFENLLARADSTKNWTERILRQTEVLLQPNPSARVEEFLYEKLDRKVPSRVTNGELLAQYMAEAASELGPSTPYGKTLIKVSEAEKRLGAAERDFIHTASLSFLTPLRNFLEGDWKTISKERRLLQNRRLDLDACKARLKKAKAAEAKATLWNDEVDKAEQELRVAQTEFDRQAEVTRLLLEGISSTHVNHLRCLHEFVKSQTTYYAQCYRHMLDLQKQLGSSQGAIFPGTFVGTTEPASPPLSSTSPTTTAATMPVVPTGAVLAPPEETALCLEEVAPPASGTRKARVLYDYEAADSSELALLADELITVYSLPGMDPDWLIGERGNKKGKVPVTYLELLS